A window from Terriglobales bacterium encodes these proteins:
- a CDS encoding DinB family protein, which produces MKKVSLLLGTLLFLGSIAFGQALTQADREKAEKYLEKTRDGVVDATEGLSEAQLKFKPAPDRWSVAETLEHIALAEDFLMQNIAEKVMKAPAATANRDVTKIDAMVIAMIPDRSHKAQAPPQLVPTGRWTPAETLDHFQKSRAKTIAFLQSTPDLRAHVTDSPIGQQLDPYEWLLFIAAHSERHTKQIAEVKADPNFPKN; this is translated from the coding sequence ATGAAGAAAGTTTCACTGCTCTTAGGCACGTTACTATTTCTGGGCAGCATCGCATTCGGCCAGGCACTCACGCAAGCGGATCGCGAAAAGGCTGAGAAGTACCTGGAGAAAACTCGCGATGGCGTGGTTGACGCCACTGAGGGACTTTCAGAAGCTCAACTGAAATTTAAACCGGCGCCCGACCGCTGGTCGGTGGCGGAAACGCTCGAACACATCGCCCTGGCCGAAGATTTTCTCATGCAAAACATCGCCGAGAAGGTCATGAAAGCGCCTGCCGCCACCGCCAATCGCGACGTTACAAAAATTGACGCCATGGTGATTGCCATGATTCCGGACCGCAGCCACAAGGCACAAGCGCCGCCACAACTAGTGCCCACCGGGCGTTGGACTCCAGCCGAGACCCTCGACCATTTTCAGAAGAGCCGCGCCAAAACCATAGCGTTTTTGCAATCAACGCCGGACTTGAGAGCGCACGTGACCGACAGTCCGATTGGCCAGCAACTCGATCCATACGAGTGGCTGCTGTTCATTGCAGCGCATAGCGAACGCCACACCAAACAGATCGCGGAAGTAAAAGCGGATCCCAACTTTCCCAAGAATTAA
- a CDS encoding helix-turn-helix domain-containing protein — MKRRSGCPVSISLESFGDRWSLLIIRDLMVRGFRTFKEFQEGGEGIATNILADRLHKLEAAKIITAEAEQADGRRINYRLTEKGIDLAPVILELLIWGARHEQTGASCALIAKMANNREEVLAEVRRRWRERDPTPLLPKLAGGSITHNLGRKRQNA; from the coding sequence TTGAAACGTCGGTCCGGTTGTCCGGTAAGTATCTCGCTGGAGAGTTTTGGAGATCGCTGGTCGCTGCTGATCATCCGTGACCTCATGGTTCGGGGCTTTCGCACGTTCAAAGAGTTTCAGGAAGGCGGCGAAGGCATTGCCACGAACATCCTGGCTGACCGCCTTCATAAACTCGAAGCGGCAAAGATCATTACCGCGGAAGCCGAGCAGGCGGACGGGCGACGAATCAATTACCGGCTGACGGAGAAAGGCATTGACCTGGCCCCGGTCATTTTGGAGCTGCTCATTTGGGGCGCACGGCACGAGCAGACCGGAGCTTCATGTGCTCTGATCGCGAAAATGGCGAACAATCGCGAAGAAGTGCTGGCCGAAGTTCGCCGACGATGGCGAGAACGGGACCCTACGCCGCTGCTACCTAAGCTCGCGGGAGGCAGCATTACACATAATCTCGGACGTAAGCGACAGAATGCGTGA